In one Oxyura jamaicensis isolate SHBP4307 breed ruddy duck chromosome 14, BPBGC_Ojam_1.0, whole genome shotgun sequence genomic region, the following are encoded:
- the CCZ1 gene encoding vacuolar fusion protein CCZ1 homolog, with protein MATAAAGGAAQEKQLAPTLLSFFIYNPKLGPKEGEEEKKILFYHPNEVEKNEKIRNVGLCEAIVQFTRTFSPTKPAKSLHTQKNRQFFHEPEENFWMVMVVRNPIIEKHKDGKPVYEYQEEELLDKVYSSVLQQCYSMYKLFNGTFVKAMEDGGVKVLKERLEKFFHRYLQTLHLQSCDLLDVFCGISFFPLDKMTYLKIQSFINRMEESLNIVKYTAFLYNDQLIWSGLEQDDMRILYKYLTTSLFPRHMEPELAGRDSPIRAEMPGNLQHYGRFLTGPLNLNDPEAKCRFPKIFVNTDDTYEELHLIVYKAMSAAVCFMIDASIPPTLEFCRKLDSIVGPQLTVLASDICEQYNINKRISGAEKEPQFKFIYFNHMNLAEKSTIHMRKTPSVSLASVHPDLMKILGDINSDFSRVDEDEEIIVKAMSDYWVVGKKSDQRELYVILNQKNANLIEVNEEVKKLCATQFNNIFFLD; from the exons ATGgcgacggcggcggcggggggagccgcCCAGGAGAAGCAGCTCGCTCCGACCCTGCTCAGTTTCTTCATCTACAATCCCAAGCTGGGGCCCAAAGAGGGAGAG gaagaaaagaagattcTCTTCTATCACCCAAATGAAgtagaaaagaatgaaaaaattagaaatgtggGACTGTGTGAAGCTATAGTACAGTTCACAAG gaCCTTTAGTCCAACAAAACCTGCAAAATCCCTACATACACAGAAGAATAGACAATTTTTCCATGAACCTGAAGAGAATTTCTGGATGGTCATG GTTGTACGAAACCCCATaatagaaaaacacaaagatggAAAACCAGTCTATGAATATCAGGAAGAAGAATTACTG GATAAGGTCTATAGTTCGGTCCTGCAGCAGTGCTACAGCATGTACAAG CTTTTCAATGGCACATTTGTGAAAGCCATGGAAGATGGAGGTGTAAAAGTTCTAAAGGAAAGATTAGAGAAGTTCTTCCATCGG TACTTGCAGACACTGCACTTACAGTCTTGTGATCTGCTGGACGTATTTTGTGGAATCAGCTTCTTTCCACTGGATAAAATGACTTACTTGAAAATTCAGTCATTTATTAATAGAATGGAAGAAAGCTTGAACATAGTCAAATATACTGCATTTCTCTACAACGATCAGCTTATCTG GAGTGGACTGGAACAAGATGACATGAGAATTTTGTACAAATATCTCACAACATCTCTGTTTCCAAGACACATGGAGCCTGAG ttaGCAGGAAGAGATTCTCCAATACGTGCTGAAATGCCAGGAAATCTACAACATTATGGAAG gtTTCTTACTGGACCCTTAAATCTTAATGATCCAGAAGCAAAATGCCGGTTCcccaaaatatttgttaacaCTGATGACACTTATGAAGAGCTTCATTTAATTGTTTATAAG GCCATGAGTGCAGCTGTCTGCTTTATGATTGATG CTTCAATTCCGCCTACACTGGAGTTTTGCCGTAAACTGGACAGCATTGTCGGGCCTCAACTTACTGTGTTAGCATCAGACATATGTGAACAATACAACATCAACAAGAGAATATCAGG GGCTGAGAAGGAGCCACAGTTTAAGTTTATCTATTTCAATCACATGAACCTTGCAGAGAAGAGTACTATTCACATGAGGAAAACACCCAGTGTATCACTTGCATCTGTACATCCTGACCTCATGAAGATTCTTGGTGACATCAACAGTGACTTCTCTAG AGTTGATGAAGATGAGGAAATTATCGTGAAGGCAATGAGTGATTACTGGGTAGTTGGGAAAAAGTCTGACCAGAGAGAACTGTATGTTATTTTGaatcaaaaaaatgcaaatctgaTTGAAGTTAATG aagaagTGAAGAAACTTTGTGCAACacaatttaataatattttcttcttggatTGA